One Castanea sativa cultivar Marrone di Chiusa Pesio chromosome 4, ASM4071231v1 DNA window includes the following coding sequences:
- the LOC142632125 gene encoding disease resistance protein RGA2-like, which produces MAEAIVTEVAKGILGNLIRLVTDQIGLAWGFKDELTRLRESVEMIQAVLADAEKRQVREESVRLWLQRLENVAYDADDVLDELAYELLRRKVEIRNQMKRKVCFFFSFSNPIAFRFKMANKVKTIADSLKRVNDEAIRFGLIRAESINANPETIPNRETDSFLDHSEVVGRKDIVSEIVKLVTSTTGQQLSVIPIVGMVGLGKTTLAKLVYNHELVKNYFDKKIWVCVSNDFDDKRILRGILESLTGNQSQLEIKDAILQNLQKELQGKRYFLILDDVWNEDFLKWDALRGCLLGINSNFGNNIIVTTRSHKVAEIMETLPRHQLEKLDDDECWSIIQKRLSTIPLTPDLEAIGRDIAKKCRGVPLVAKVLGGTMSLKKVKSQWLTIQNSEVWSSLHDSNDMLPILKLSFDYLSSPSLKQYFAYCSIFPKDYVMDKEELIQYWMAEGFLQPSQGSDLVMEDIGIMYFDILVANSLLQDAKKDEYDNIVSCTMHDLVHDLTLLISKLETLIVKGDSMDDISHVRRLSIQSEGEIVPRISFSKVSVRRLRTLVSNADVFGSMLSNFKCLRVLKLSGFSIIELSESIGRLIHLRFLHISCPNIKALPKSITKLYNLQTLNIRDCYRVKELPKDLKNLVNLRSICVNYSVRMWSLLKDIGQLKCLQTFPSFFVKEDAGHRIGELGQLNQLRGVLGIMDLENVRDKEEARSANLAEKAKIDNLGFYWDYSRTRKEVNYHNEEDVLEGLQPHQNLKSLCIENFGGKKFPSWMLRSCDAKDALSLFDNLIEINFSGCTECEEVPTLGHLPCLKFLNIEGMDKVTCIGVKFYTMYIDDSYRNVLFPALRKLKLKNMNCLVEWQDVMEVTAARVVFPCLEKLTIKDCPQLRSAPCHFLSLNKLKIRGVCGTIFEKVSSKLTKLTSLDVSSVSELAFLPMHIFCTSLRSLKIEKCGELSQIPEALHNLSSLETLEVKGCPKLMSFPSIQAAASLRHLAISCGDEVLPTGLQFCTSVQDLSINDCPNLILIPNLRELQSLTRLEIWRCPNLKSIADLEELRSLNKLAICKCQKLTGLPQGLRGCLKDLSIGGFCEELDVFPSLSSIQHLHKSLERLYLYGWAKINTLPDEIQHLTALKHLHIGEFDEIKALPEWLGNLSSLRRLDIRHCKNLLYLPTTLAMQNLIMLLISDCPKLKERCTKGSGADWSKVSHIPHLWIDDTAFSLFTTTVVRRKI; this is translated from the exons ATGGCTGAGGCTATCGTTACTGAAGTTGCTAAGGGAATACTAGGAAATCTGATTCGACTTGTTACTGACCAGATTGGCCTTGCTTGGGGCTTCAAGGATGAGCTGACACGGCTTCGTGAGTCAGTAGAGATGATTCAAGCTGTGCTGGCTGATGCAGAGAAAAGGCAAGTGAGAGAAGAGAGCGTGAGGCTTTGGCTGCAGAGGCTTGAAAACGTTGCTTATGATGCTGATGACGTGCTAGATGAGCTTGCTTACGAGCTTCTTCGGCGAAAGGTAGAGATCCGAAACCAAATGAAGAGAAAGGTatgcttcttcttttcattttcaaatccCATTGCATTCCGTTTCAAGATGGCCAACAAAGTTAAGACTATTGCTGATTCACTGAAAAGGGTTAATGATGAAGCAATTAGATTTGGACTTATTAGAGCCGAATCAATAAATGCTAATCCTGAGACTATACCAAACCGAGAGACAGATTCATTTCTTGACCATTCAGAAGTTGTAGGAAGGAAAGATATTGTTTCAGAAATAGTGAAGTTAGTGACTAGTACAACTGGTCAACAACTCTCAGTCATTCCCATAGTAGGAATGGTAGGTCTGGGAAAAACAACTTTAGCAAAACTAGTGTACAATCATGAGCTAGTaaagaattattttgataagaaaatatgGGTATGTGTCTCTAATGATTTTGATGATAAAAGGATTTTAAGAGGGATTCTTGAATCCCTTACTGGTAACCAAAGTCAATTAGAAATTAAGGATGCAATACTTCAAAACCTTCAAAAAGAGTTGCAAGGAAAAAGATATTTTCTCATTCTTGATGATGTTTGGAATGAAGATTTTCTGAAATGGGATGCATTAAGGGGTTGTTTGTTAggaattaattcaaattttggaAACAATATTATTGTAACAACCCGTAGTCACAAGGTGGCAGAAATTATGGAAACACTTCCTCGACATCAATTAGAAAAACTAGATGATGATGAATGTTGGTCCATAATCCAGAAAAGGTTGTCTACAATTCCATTAACTCCAGATTTAGAGGCTATTGGAAGAGACATTGCTAAAAAATGTAGAGGGGTTCCATTAGTAGCAAAAGTTTTGGGAGGGACAATGTCACTAAAAAAGGTTAAAAGTCAATGGTTGACAATTCAAAATAGTGAAGTTTGGAGTAGCCTACATGATAGCAATGACATGTTACCAATATTAAAATTAAGCTTTGATTATCTTTCATCACCAtctttaaaacaatattttgcaTATTGTTCAATTTTTCCTAAAGATTATGTTATGGACAAGGAAGAATTAATTCAATATTGGATGGCTGAAGGGTTCCTTCAACCATCTCAAGGAAGTGATTTGGTGATGGAGGATATTGGTATTATGTATTTTGATATCTTGGTAGCAAATTCCTTATTGCAAGATGCGAAAAAAGATGAATATGATAATATTGTGAGTTGTACAATGCATGATTTGGTACATGATCTTACCCTCTTAATTTCAAAATTGGAAACCTTGATTGTAAAGGGAGATTCGATGGATGATATTAGTCATGTACGCCGTTTATCTATCCAATCTGAAGGAGAAATAGtaccaagaatttctttttcaaaagtcAGTGTTAGGAGATTGCGCACACTTGTTTCAAATGCTGATGTGTTTGGCAGCatgttatcaaattttaaatgctTGCGTGTTCTGAAATTGTCAGGGTTTAGCATAATAGAGTTATCAGAATCAATTGGTCGGTTAATACACTTGAGGTTTCTCCACATCTCATGTCCTAACATCAAAGCATTGCCAAAGTCCATCACCAAGCTCTACAATTTGCAAACTTTAAATATTAGAGATTGCTATAGAGTCAAAGAGCttccaaaagatctaaaaaatTTGGTTAACTTGAGATCTATTTGTGTTAATTATTCTGTTAGAATGTGGAGTTTACTGAAAGATATTGGGCAGTTGAAATGTCTACAAACGTTTCCATCTTTCTTTGTGAAAGAAGATGCAGGTCATCGAATTGGAGAATTGGGGCAGTTGAATCAACTTCGTGGAGTATTGGGCATCATGGATCTAGAGAATGTGAGAGATAAAGAAGAAGCTAGAAGTGCAAATTTAGCTGAAAAGGCCAAAATAGACAACTTAGGTTTTTACTGGGATTATAGTAGAACTAGAAAAGAAGTCAATTACCATAATGAAGAAGACGTGTTGGAAGGCCTCCAGCCtcatcaaaatttgaaatcctTATGTATTGAAAACTTCGGTGGAAAGAAATTCCCATCATGGATGTTGAGAAGTTGTGATGCAAAGGATGCTTTGTCGCTTTTTGACAATTtgattgaaataaatttttccGGTTGCACAGAATGTGAGGAAGTTCCCACCCTCGGACATCTACCCTGCCTTAAGTTTCTTAATATAGAGGGAATGGATAAAGTGACCTGCATAGGAGTTAAGTTTTACACCATGTACATTGATGACAGTTACAGAAATGTATTGTTCCCGGCATTAAGAAAACTCAAATTGAAGAACATGAACTGCTTAGTGGAGTGGCAGGATGTTATGGAAGTGACAGCAGCACGTGTTGTGTTTCCTTGCCTTGAGAAGTTGACCATTAAAGACTGTCCTCAACTAAGGAGTGCTCCATGTCATTTTCTGTCTCTCAATAAATTAAAGATTCGTGGAGTTTGCGGCACCATATTTGAAAAGGTTAGCAGTAAGCTTACAAAACTCACGTCCCTCGATGTTTCTTCAGTGTCAGAACTTGCTTTTCTGCCAATGCATATTTTCTGTACCTCTCTACGTTCACTTAAGATAGAAAAATGTGGGGAACTGAGTCAAATTCCGGAGGCCTTGCACAACCTCAGTTCCCTTGAGACGTTGGAGGTAAAGGGTTGTCCTAAGTTGATGTCTTTTCCAAGTATACAAGCTGCCGCATCCCTTCGACACTTGGCGATATCATGTGGCGATGAAGTTCTCCCGACTGGGTTGCAATTCTGTACGTCTGTTCAAGATTTGAGCATAAACGATTGTCCTAATCTGATATTGATTCCAAATCTACGAGAACTACAGTCTCTTACCCGGTTAGAAATTTGGCGATGTCCCAATCTGAAATCAATTGCAGATCTAGAAGAATTGCGATCTCTTAACAAATTAGCAATTTGCAAATGCCAAAAGTTGACAGGTCTACCACAGGGATTAAGGGGTTGTTTGAAGGATTTGTCGATCGGTGGGTTTTGTGAGGAGCTGGATGTGTTCCCCAGTCTCAGTTCCATTCAACACTTGCATAAATCCCTTGAAAGACTATACTTATATGGTTGGGCTAAAATCAACACTCTCCCGGATGAAATTCAGCACTTAACTGCCCTTAAACATCTGCACATAGGAGAATTTGATGAAATAAAAGCGTTGCCTGAGTGGTTGGGCAATCTTTCTTCTCTTCGAAGGTTGGATATTAGGCATTGCAAAAATTTGTTGTATCTGCCAACAACGCTAGCCATGCAAAACCTAATTATGTTATTGATTAGCGATTGCCCTAAATTAAAGGAAAGATGTACAAAGGGGAGTGGTGCAGACTGGTCGAAGGTTTCCCACATTCCACATCTCTGGATCGATGATACTGCTTTTTCGTTGTTCACCACCACTGTTGT aagaagaaaaatttga